From Microbacterium sp. CGR2:
GATCTCCTTGCGCGCTGCCAAGCACACACGAACCAGCACGGATCGCACTGACGTCGATCCGAGACGCCCGCGAACGACTACTCGGCTTCGGCTGGTTGCAGCCATCGCGCTGGGCAGCATCCCTCTCCGTCGCGGCGAAACCGTTAGACCCGCGTGTCGACTTTCATCGAAGTTTGACGACCCCGGCGTTGGTTGGGACGAAGCCGCACGTGGTCATCGCGGGCTCACCCACCCCAGGCTGTGACGGCCGAGCTGGGCATCCCAGTCCGCGTCCTGAATGTCGTGTTCGAAGCCCTCAGCACCGATGAGGACGTAGAAGTACTGAATCGTGAGCCGCGGCATGCCCCGGGCTCTCGCCCGTCGAGCTCAGAGCCCCAGCCGTATACGCGTTACCTGCCACTCAGCCGCCGTGCGAGCGCGGACTTGGTCGGCAAGAACCTTTGAGAGTGGTTTCCCAGGGAGTTCCTTCCTTGACCACTTATGCTCCGAAGTCCAAGGGGAGTACTCCGGCACGGTCGGCTCGTCATTACGGATGCACCGCATCCCGGGCCACCGGTCTCCGATATGGAGATGGGGAAGACCTTGGTTGTGGTCGGTCACGCCAGGTTTGGAGCCCCGTTGCATCTCTCCCCGCTCTCAGGGGTCACGATGGCAGCTTCGTGCGCACGTTCTGCGCGCCCATCCATCGGCCGCGCGTGCCGCCGACCGACGATCGACACGTCACCCCCCGCCGCTTGCGACGGCGATGCCTCGTTCTGACTCCGCCGCCTCTCTTCACCTCCAACCCGCACCCAAAAGGAAACTCTCGTGAGATCAGTACCTCGATCGGGCTCGTCGCCCGACTCGGACAGTCCCGGCGCCCGGAAGACCCCGGGCACCGCCCCCGCCCCCGCCCCCGCCCCCGCCCCCGCCCTGAGAGTGGAGGCTGATCGCTGATGAGCGACGTCCTCTGGAACATCGCCCTCGTCGTGATATTCGTCCTCGTCGGAGGTGTGTTCGCGGCCACCGAAATGGCCCTCGTCACACTCCGCGAGAGCCAGATCAACATGATCGCCGCACGCGGCAAGCGTGGGGCGAAGGTCGCAAGCCTCGCCCGCAATCCCAACACTTTCCTCTCCGCCGTTCAGATCGGTGTGACCGTCGCGGGTTTTGCATCGGCCGCCTACGGCGCCACCTCGCTCGCTCCTTCCGTCGCGCCGCTCTTCGAGCTTTGGGGAGCATCCGCGCCCCTATCGCTGACCCTTGCCACGGTCCTTCTCACGCTGATCATCGCCTACCTGTCTCTCGTTCTCGGAGAGCTTGCGCCCAAGCGCCTCGCGATTCAGCGCAACGCACAGTTCGCCTACGCCGTCGCACCGGTGCTCGACGGCTTCGCGACCATTATGCGCCCCGTGATCTGGCTGCTGTCCGTTTCCACCAACGCGCTCGTGCGACTCCTCGGTGGCGACCCGCATAAGGCCGCCGATGAACTCAGCGAGGAGGAGTTCCGCGACATCGTCGCCTCCCACCAGGGGCTGCCCGACGATGAGCGTCGCATCCTCGACGACGTCCTCTCGCTCCGTGGTCGGCAGATCAGCGAGGTCATGCGGCCGCGACCCGAGGTCGTCGCTCTCGACGAGACCGGAACGGTCGCCGACGCGGTCGGACAGGTCCGCGAACTGCCGTTCTCCCGCTATCCGGTCTCGGAGAACTCCATCGACGACATCACCGGATTCGTCCACGTCCGCGATCTCTTCGAAGCCATGGCTGAAGAACCTGGCCGCCCGTTGGACGCGCTCGTCCGACCGATCAGCTACTTCCCATCGACTGCCGGCGTGTTGCCGACTCTCACGCGCATGCGTGCCGAAGGCCACCAGATTGCCGTCGTCGTGGATGAGTACGGGGGCACCGACGGGATCGTAACGCTCGAGGACCTCGTCGAGGAAGTCGTCGGCGAAATATTCGACGAGTATGACATCGCTGCAGACGCAGCCGTGGACGGCGGGATCCTCGACGGCCGACTCAACCTGCAGGACTTCGAAGAGGCCACTGGGCTGACGTTGGAACGCGGGTCCTCGGACACGATAGCGGGCTACGTCACGGAACGGCTCGGACGACTCGCGGGCATCGGCGACACCATCGACGTGCCGGGCGCAGCGATTCAGGTCGCGTCATTGGATCGCCGTCGCATCGCAAGCATCCGGGTCACGACCCGCCCAACCACGGACAGCCCGCCCGAGGATTGAGCGTGCTGCTCAGGTCGCGGCCAGTTCGTGGGCCAGGATGATGGCGCGACGCAGGACGTCGAGCTGGGCTGGGTCGTACAGGTCCGTGAGGGATTCCGCTAACGCCGTGTCGGCCGTTTCGGAGCTGTGGGGTTGTCG
This genomic window contains:
- a CDS encoding hemolysin family protein; translated protein: MSDVLWNIALVVIFVLVGGVFAATEMALVTLRESQINMIAARGKRGAKVASLARNPNTFLSAVQIGVTVAGFASAAYGATSLAPSVAPLFELWGASAPLSLTLATVLLTLIIAYLSLVLGELAPKRLAIQRNAQFAYAVAPVLDGFATIMRPVIWLLSVSTNALVRLLGGDPHKAADELSEEEFRDIVASHQGLPDDERRILDDVLSLRGRQISEVMRPRPEVVALDETGTVADAVGQVRELPFSRYPVSENSIDDITGFVHVRDLFEAMAEEPGRPLDALVRPISYFPSTAGVLPTLTRMRAEGHQIAVVVDEYGGTDGIVTLEDLVEEVVGEIFDEYDIAADAAVDGGILDGRLNLQDFEEATGLTLERGSSDTIAGYVTERLGRLAGIGDTIDVPGAAIQVASLDRRRIASIRVTTRPTTDSPPED